One segment of Candidatus Latescibacterota bacterium DNA contains the following:
- a CDS encoding aminopeptidase has product MENLKPIKDFSLLDDPDQIASLAHRDRLAILRTLGEEPRTGADLARELGLPANRVHYHLNHLLERRLIEEVGKGRKLWKEERLFRSAARHYIVDPALGGDATAADAAIKASIEHAFLDWHREELLQIDLGRVARLMVERCLMVKPGEQVLVMHGPLGFDLAEHLHVELAAAGCLSHTRAWSPETIRATLERFSAEELARQPFLPAPLDDALAAVIFLSGSVAQGAPPSPEQMAKLPALMQCVSAWQQSLHARRVRYLEFALPLRREFDVQGSGPIRGATPEEAIEIFWKCIDTDYGRLARRAKALEALIAADGELRVTCPLGTDLRLRVDMERSFLLDGVVCPDDVAAGRSFEGLPAGTLNFFPVKGTAEGVYRADYTYQGGAHIESVFLTLREGRIVELKAERNEEVLKRRLESASGDADLLSGVRFGINPAGQGPTGKPILDACLAGAVTLHFGNNELQGGDVRSTIDLILPACHLTVDSGDTRLVDGGVLAAAARDV; this is encoded by the coding sequence ATGGAGAATCTCAAACCCATCAAGGACTTCTCGCTCCTTGACGATCCCGACCAGATCGCCTCGCTGGCGCATCGGGATCGCCTGGCGATCCTGCGCACGCTAGGGGAGGAGCCCCGCACCGGCGCCGACCTTGCGCGCGAGCTGGGCTTGCCCGCGAATCGCGTCCACTACCATCTCAACCATCTGCTCGAACGGCGGCTGATCGAGGAAGTGGGCAAGGGTCGCAAGCTCTGGAAGGAGGAGCGGCTCTTCCGCAGCGCCGCGCGGCACTACATCGTGGATCCCGCGCTGGGCGGCGACGCCACCGCCGCCGACGCCGCGATCAAGGCGTCCATCGAGCACGCCTTCCTCGACTGGCATCGCGAGGAGCTGCTGCAGATCGATCTCGGGCGCGTCGCGCGGCTCATGGTGGAGCGCTGTCTGATGGTGAAGCCCGGCGAGCAGGTGCTCGTCATGCACGGGCCGCTGGGCTTCGACCTCGCCGAGCATCTTCACGTGGAGCTGGCCGCCGCGGGCTGCCTGTCGCACACGCGCGCGTGGTCGCCCGAGACCATTCGCGCCACGCTCGAGCGCTTCAGCGCCGAGGAGCTGGCGCGGCAGCCCTTCCTGCCGGCCCCTCTCGATGACGCCCTCGCCGCCGTGATCTTCCTCAGCGGCAGCGTCGCCCAGGGCGCGCCGCCCAGCCCCGAGCAGATGGCAAAGCTGCCCGCGCTCATGCAGTGCGTGTCCGCCTGGCAGCAGTCGCTGCACGCCCGCCGCGTGCGCTACCTCGAGTTCGCGCTGCCCCTGCGCCGCGAGTTCGACGTGCAGGGTTCGGGGCCCATTCGCGGCGCGACGCCCGAAGAGGCGATCGAGATCTTCTGGAAGTGCATCGACACCGACTACGGCCGCCTGGCGCGTCGCGCCAAGGCGCTCGAGGCGCTGATCGCCGCCGACGGCGAGCTGCGCGTCACCTGTCCCCTGGGCACTGACCTGCGCCTGCGCGTGGACATGGAGCGCAGCTTCCTGCTGGATGGCGTCGTCTGTCCCGACGACGTCGCCGCCGGCCGCTCCTTCGAGGGCCTGCCCGCGGGCACGCTCAACTTCTTTCCCGTGAAGGGTACGGCCGAGGGTGTCTACCGCGCCGACTACACCTATCAGGGCGGCGCGCACATCGAGAGCGTGTTCCTCACCCTGCGCGAGGGGCGCATCGTCGAGCTCAAGGCCGAGCGCAACGAAGAGGTGCTCAAGCGCCGTCTGGAATCGGCCTCCGGCGACGCGGACCTGCTCTCCGGCGTGCGCTTCGGGATCAACCCCGCGGGGCAGGGCCCCACGGGGAAGCCGATCCTCGACGCGTGCCTGGCCGGCGCGGTGACCCTTCACTTCGGCAACAACGAGCTGCAGGGCGGCGACGTCCGCAGCACCATCGACCTGATCCTGCCCGCCTGCCACCTGACCGTCGACAGCGGCGACACGCGCCTCGTCGACGGTGGCGTGCTCGCCGCGGCTGCCCGCGACGTCTGA
- a CDS encoding aminotransferase class V-fold PLP-dependent enzyme, whose amino-acid sequence MLDADLIRDEFPLCGEWTYFASASNGILPERSRRYLERYFAEHHYLELGQHYRMFDDLVALRERAARLFGGRAANWALMPNTTYGINAAATSIDWRAGDSVVLADCEFPANVAPWQNLAAQGVNLRWVRPADSKAHAEALVQACDARTRAIAVSGVQFHNGYAPDLARLARFCHERGLWLSVDGIQGLGNRAWNLPELGVDFLAAGGQKWLCAPRGTGLLYLSDRALEALNAGVLKQAYLGWLNTERWQFTALLDHTRPLTADTRRLEVGTYAFHDLICLSHSLELLETLGLDAVAAHSDALREQLLDGLVARDLLRPNGPYSACCSEEACGRRSQILALACPDAIGLWRALAERKIAVNPREGSIRIAMHYYNRAEDVTRLLEALDLLAG is encoded by the coding sequence ATGCTCGACGCAGACCTAATCCGTGACGAATTCCCGCTTTGCGGCGAGTGGACCTACTTCGCCAGCGCAAGCAACGGCATCCTGCCCGAGCGGAGCCGTCGCTACCTGGAGCGCTACTTCGCCGAGCACCACTACCTGGAGCTGGGCCAGCACTACCGCATGTTCGACGACCTCGTCGCCCTGCGCGAACGCGCCGCGCGGCTCTTCGGCGGACGGGCCGCCAACTGGGCGCTCATGCCCAACACGACCTATGGCATCAACGCGGCGGCGACGTCCATCGACTGGCGCGCCGGCGACAGCGTGGTGCTCGCCGACTGCGAGTTCCCCGCCAACGTGGCGCCCTGGCAGAACCTGGCCGCGCAGGGCGTCAACCTGCGCTGGGTGCGCCCGGCCGACAGCAAGGCGCACGCGGAAGCGCTCGTGCAGGCCTGCGACGCCCGTACGCGCGCCATCGCGGTGAGCGGCGTGCAGTTCCACAACGGCTACGCGCCGGACCTCGCGCGTCTCGCGCGCTTCTGCCACGAGCGCGGGCTCTGGCTCTCCGTGGACGGCATCCAGGGCCTGGGCAACCGCGCCTGGAATCTGCCCGAGCTCGGCGTGGACTTCCTCGCCGCCGGGGGACAGAAGTGGCTCTGCGCACCGCGGGGCACGGGCCTGCTCTACCTCTCGGACCGCGCGCTCGAAGCGCTGAACGCCGGCGTGCTGAAGCAGGCCTACCTGGGCTGGCTCAACACCGAGCGCTGGCAGTTCACCGCGCTGCTCGATCACACGCGGCCGCTCACGGCGGACACGCGTCGCCTCGAGGTGGGCACCTACGCCTTCCACGATCTCATCTGCCTCTCGCACTCGCTCGAACTGCTCGAGACCCTGGGCCTCGACGCCGTGGCCGCGCACAGCGACGCGCTACGCGAACAGCTGTTGGACGGCCTCGTCGCGCGCGATCTGCTCCGGCCGAACGGGCCTTACAGCGCCTGCTGTTCGGAGGAGGCCTGCGGGCGGCGCAGCCAGATCCTGGCGCTGGCCTGTCCCGACGCCATCGGCCTCTGGCGCGCGCTGGCCGAGCGGAAGATCGCGGTGAACCCGCGCGAGGGCAGCATCCGCATCGCGATGCACTACTACAACCGCGCGGAGGACGTCACCCGGCTGCTCGAGGCGCTGGACCTGCTGGCGGGTTAG
- a CDS encoding cysteine desulfurase, with amino-acid sequence MDDFIYLDYNATTPVDPRVAAAIVATLQEDFGNPSSSHALGRRARQHVEQARERVARLIGAAPEEIVFTSGGSESNNAVIFGVAAETPPERRHLVISAVEHPAIVEPARALAARGWRVSTLPVDGEGRVDPDSLAEVLTPDTALVSVMLANNEVGTLQPIAELSALCRANGVPLHTDAAQAVGKVPVDVAALDVDFLSLAGHKFYATKGVGALYLRRGRTLPPFVLGASQEDGRRAGTENVPAIVGLGQAAHLSHSLIDEDMAHSHSLRKHLLENLRQRFDVERMRVNGPAERGGAAALPGTLSVAFRGLAAGDLLRALADRLAASAGAACNSDGGKISAVLTAMGVAPEWARGTLRLSVGRMSTGRDVDRGVQLLTEAVTPLLA; translated from the coding sequence GTGGACGACTTCATCTATCTCGACTACAACGCCACGACGCCGGTGGATCCGCGCGTGGCGGCGGCGATCGTGGCCACGCTGCAGGAGGACTTCGGCAATCCGTCCAGCAGCCATGCGCTGGGCCGGCGCGCGCGCCAGCACGTGGAGCAGGCGCGCGAGCGCGTGGCGCGGCTGATCGGCGCCGCGCCCGAGGAGATCGTCTTCACCAGCGGCGGCTCGGAGTCCAACAACGCGGTAATCTTCGGTGTCGCGGCGGAAACGCCCCCCGAGCGCCGTCACCTGGTGATCAGCGCGGTGGAGCACCCCGCGATCGTGGAGCCCGCGCGGGCGCTGGCGGCCCGAGGCTGGCGCGTGAGCACGCTGCCCGTAGACGGCGAGGGCCGGGTGGACCCCGACTCCCTCGCCGAGGTCCTCACGCCCGACACGGCGCTGGTCTCGGTGATGCTCGCCAACAACGAGGTCGGCACGCTCCAGCCCATCGCCGAGTTGTCTGCGCTCTGCCGCGCGAACGGCGTGCCGCTGCACACGGACGCCGCGCAGGCGGTGGGCAAGGTGCCCGTGGACGTCGCCGCGCTCGACGTGGACTTCCTCAGCCTCGCCGGCCACAAGTTCTACGCCACGAAGGGCGTGGGCGCGCTCTACCTGCGGCGCGGGCGCACGCTGCCGCCCTTCGTGCTCGGCGCGAGCCAGGAGGACGGCCGCCGCGCCGGCACGGAGAACGTGCCTGCCATCGTGGGGCTGGGCCAGGCGGCGCATCTCAGTCACTCGCTCATAGACGAGGACATGGCGCACAGCCACTCGTTGCGCAAGCACCTGCTCGAGAACCTCAGGCAACGCTTCGACGTCGAGCGCATGCGCGTGAACGGTCCCGCCGAGCGCGGCGGCGCCGCCGCGCTGCCCGGCACGCTGAGCGTGGCCTTCCGCGGTCTCGCCGCGGGCGATCTGCTGCGCGCCCTCGCCGACCGCCTTGCGGCCAGCGCCGGGGCGGCCTGCAACAGCGACGGCGGCAAGATCTCGGCGGTGCTGACGGCCATGGGCGTCGCGCCCGAGTGGGCGCGCGGCACCCTGCGCCTCAGCGTGGGGCGCATGAGCACCGGCCGCGACGTGGACCGCGGCGTCCAGCTCCTCACCGAGGCCGTCACGCCGCTCCTGGCCTGA
- a CDS encoding zf-HC2 domain-containing protein, which produces MQRLRLWLAMMGMMLGRPFGLRMRSCREVVQLLSDYLDGELSLEPRRSLDLHLLACPACQNYVDTLRQTQTLVSAIRYEEIPTEFRSRLHAVLAERLGGSA; this is translated from the coding sequence ATGCAGCGCCTGCGTCTGTGGCTGGCCATGATGGGCATGATGCTCGGCCGACCCTTCGGCCTGCGCATGCGCAGCTGCCGCGAGGTCGTGCAGCTGTTGTCGGACTACCTCGACGGCGAGCTCTCCCTCGAGCCGCGCCGCAGCCTCGATCTCCACCTGCTCGCCTGCCCCGCCTGCCAGAACTACGTCGACACGCTGCGCCAGACGCAGACTCTCGTGTCCGCGATCCGCTACGAGGAGATCCCCACGGAATTCCGCAGCCGCCTGCACGCCGTGCTCGCCGAGCGCCTCGGCGGCAGCGCCTAA
- a CDS encoding phenylacetate--CoA ligase family protein, whose amino-acid sequence MDTPRLPAERLHHRLYWKLPPPWRHRGAFADTWRFIMRSQRWSAERMAEWQERKLVEMVRHAARNTAFWRERFAALGMTPEDFRTREDLARLPFVDRETLRDNVEAMVPDGQDRGALKYASTGGSSGIPVGFYRHATRTYPTEMAFVTRFRSWAGLSDTSREAICAGSTGQEDGKRTVWSRDLRRNTLAISSDDLTRDNFRWMLPLLREYKPEIFRGYPSAVSAFASLLLEAGERLPVRAVITSSETLYDAQRSRIHEAFAAPVLDLYGHSERVICAAQCPAGEGYHVFSEYGVLELIDAEGRPVTEEGAAGEVVGTTLLHDYFPLIRYRTGDRALYTARRCSCGLPFPLIKQPDGRLQELLVAADGRQISMTSINRHDDLFVAVDQFQFHQKEPGRAVLKVVAGSRFDAAEERRIVSALERHCGDGVALTVERVVDIPKTRIGKHRFLIQEIEGL is encoded by the coding sequence ATGGACACGCCGCGCCTGCCGGCCGAACGCCTGCACCACCGCCTCTACTGGAAGCTGCCGCCGCCCTGGCGCCACCGCGGTGCCTTCGCCGACACCTGGCGCTTCATCATGCGCAGCCAGCGCTGGAGCGCCGAGCGCATGGCCGAGTGGCAGGAGCGTAAGCTGGTGGAGATGGTGCGCCACGCCGCGCGGAACACGGCCTTCTGGCGGGAGCGCTTCGCCGCGCTGGGCATGACGCCCGAGGACTTCCGCACGCGCGAGGATCTGGCGCGCCTGCCCTTCGTGGACCGGGAGACGTTGCGGGACAACGTCGAGGCCATGGTGCCTGACGGCCAGGACCGCGGCGCGCTGAAGTACGCCAGCACCGGCGGCTCCAGCGGCATCCCCGTGGGCTTCTACCGCCACGCCACGCGCACCTACCCCACCGAGATGGCCTTCGTCACGCGCTTCCGCAGCTGGGCGGGCCTCAGCGACACGAGCCGCGAGGCCATCTGCGCCGGCAGCACTGGCCAGGAGGACGGCAAGCGCACCGTGTGGAGCCGCGACCTGCGCCGCAACACACTGGCCATCAGCAGCGACGACCTCACCCGCGACAACTTCCGCTGGATGCTCCCGCTCCTGCGCGAGTACAAGCCCGAGATCTTTCGCGGCTACCCCTCGGCGGTGAGCGCCTTCGCGTCGCTGCTGCTCGAGGCCGGCGAGCGCCTGCCCGTGCGCGCGGTCATCACCAGCAGCGAGACCCTCTACGACGCCCAGCGCTCCCGCATCCACGAGGCCTTCGCCGCGCCGGTGCTCGACCTCTACGGCCACAGCGAGCGCGTGATCTGCGCGGCGCAGTGCCCCGCGGGCGAGGGCTATCACGTGTTCAGCGAGTACGGGGTGCTGGAGTTGATCGATGCCGAGGGGCGGCCCGTCACCGAAGAGGGCGCGGCCGGCGAGGTGGTGGGCACCACGCTGCTGCACGACTACTTCCCGCTCATCCGCTACCGCACGGGCGACCGGGCGCTGTACACGGCGCGGCGCTGCTCCTGTGGCCTACCCTTCCCGCTGATCAAGCAGCCCGACGGCCGCCTGCAAGAGCTGCTCGTGGCCGCCGACGGCCGCCAGATCTCCATGACCAGCATCAACCGCCATGACGACCTCTTCGTCGCCGTGGATCAGTTCCAGTTCCATCAGAAGGAGCCAGGGCGCGCGGTGCTGAAGGTGGTGGCGGGGTCGCGCTTCGACGCGGCGGAGGAGCGCCGCATCGTGTCGGCGCTGGAGCGTCACTGCGGCGACGGGGTGGCGCTCACGGTGGAGCGGGTGGTCGACATCCCCAAGACCCGCATCGGCAAGCACCGCTTTCTGATCCAGGAGATCGAGGGGCTCTGA
- a CDS encoding RNA polymerase sigma factor, with protein MLLFVTWTVGEDGQPHPRIDARLGDDERELLARLAARDEAALQSVLAAHEGRIYQLALKITGSPEDAEEVTQDTFLRLLDSLEQFEGRASLGTWLYKLGLNLSLMRRRSLSRRREQAWEDPLLAFDETGHHLHPVGRWSGSVLDIEREQTRRQVREAIAELPDDYHTVLVLADLEGRSRQEIADMLELSIPAVKSRLHRARLMLRARLARDFEA; from the coding sequence ATGCTCCTCTTCGTGACGTGGACGGTCGGCGAGGACGGCCAGCCCCATCCCCGCATCGACGCCCGCCTGGGCGACGACGAGCGCGAGCTGCTCGCCCGTCTCGCGGCCCGTGACGAGGCCGCCCTGCAGAGCGTGCTGGCGGCGCACGAGGGGCGCATCTACCAGCTCGCCCTCAAGATCACCGGTTCGCCCGAGGACGCCGAGGAGGTCACCCAGGACACCTTCCTGCGCCTGCTCGACAGCCTCGAGCAGTTCGAAGGGCGCGCGAGCCTCGGCACCTGGCTCTACAAGCTCGGCCTCAACCTGTCGCTGATGCGCCGGCGCTCGCTATCCCGCCGCCGCGAGCAGGCCTGGGAGGATCCGCTGCTCGCCTTCGACGAGACCGGCCACCACCTCCATCCCGTCGGCCGCTGGAGCGGTTCGGTGCTGGACATCGAGCGCGAGCAGACGCGCCGCCAGGTGCGCGAGGCCATTGCCGAACTGCCCGACGACTACCACACGGTGCTCGTGCTGGCCGACCTGGAGGGCCGCAGCCGCCAGGAGATCGCCGACATGCTGGAGCTCAGCATCCCGGCGGTGAAGAGCCGCCTCCACCGCGCGCGACTCATGCTGCGCGCGCGGCTGGCCCGGGACTTCGAGGCTTGA
- a CDS encoding CapA family protein: MSAIPKPPRWFRAEDLSPRFRLDRATRRVTAPDRGAADPDALSLFASGDIIWERDLQEHLLGQPPEHPLGAMKRLWADGDLVFAQLETVFGPRDGAEMWEPDKRISYLTDPALIPHFVAGGFNLACLASNHTMDHGLEPITFTRERLAEAGIVTSGSGATLAAAREPAWIERKGRKVALLSYATDDANTNAGEFRPGNAFFRRDLVIEDVRRAAATADHVLVSVHKGREFVDFPSPEHQEDCRAIVDAGADVILGHHPHFLQGVEWRRRPDGRQALIAYSLGSLLVDYEPFLSQAELELFRRSQRNNVVFRLLLDAQGVAELALTPVRQTQDWSVRLETDAEAAVTLSQFEWCSHPLNHDEPCRKFWVSGWPYLSIQYPSIWMHLKRRPLYIASALRWWFREETFRLHWGHLFAREAPRAVLLARRAVFGLFRLPFRLAKALFTRGR, encoded by the coding sequence GTGAGCGCCATCCCCAAGCCCCCCCGCTGGTTCCGTGCCGAGGACCTGTCCCCGCGTTTCCGCCTGGACCGCGCCACGCGGCGCGTCACGGCGCCCGACCGCGGCGCGGCCGACCCTGACGCCCTGTCCCTCTTCGCCAGCGGGGACATCATCTGGGAACGCGACCTTCAAGAGCACCTGCTCGGGCAGCCCCCGGAGCACCCGCTGGGCGCGATGAAGCGGCTCTGGGCGGACGGCGACCTGGTCTTCGCGCAGCTGGAGACCGTCTTTGGCCCGCGCGACGGCGCCGAGATGTGGGAGCCGGACAAGCGCATCAGCTACCTAACCGACCCGGCGCTGATCCCGCACTTCGTGGCAGGCGGTTTCAATCTGGCCTGCCTGGCCAGCAACCACACCATGGACCACGGCCTGGAACCGATCACCTTCACGCGGGAGCGGCTGGCGGAGGCGGGGATCGTCACCAGCGGTAGCGGCGCCACCCTGGCCGCGGCGCGCGAGCCCGCCTGGATCGAGCGCAAGGGTCGCAAGGTGGCGCTGCTCTCCTACGCGACCGATGACGCCAACACCAACGCGGGCGAGTTCCGCCCCGGCAACGCGTTCTTCCGCCGCGACCTGGTGATCGAGGACGTCCGCCGCGCCGCCGCCACGGCCGACCACGTCCTGGTGTCGGTGCACAAGGGCCGCGAGTTCGTGGACTTCCCCTCGCCCGAGCACCAGGAGGACTGCCGCGCCATCGTGGATGCGGGCGCGGACGTCATCCTCGGCCATCACCCCCACTTCCTGCAGGGTGTCGAGTGGCGGCGGCGTCCCGACGGCCGCCAGGCCCTGATCGCCTACAGCCTCGGCAGCCTGCTCGTGGACTACGAGCCCTTCCTGTCCCAGGCCGAGCTGGAGCTCTTCCGGCGGAGCCAGCGCAACAACGTCGTCTTCCGCCTCCTGCTGGACGCCCAAGGCGTGGCCGAGCTTGCGCTAACCCCTGTGCGTCAAACACAGGATTGGTCCGTGCGTCTCGAGACCGACGCCGAGGCGGCCGTCACGCTGAGCCAGTTCGAGTGGTGCAGTCACCCGCTCAACCACGACGAACCCTGCCGTAAGTTCTGGGTGAGCGGCTGGCCCTACCTGTCGATCCAGTATCCGAGCATCTGGATGCACCTGAAGCGGCGGCCGCTCTACATCGCCAGCGCGCTGCGCTGGTGGTTCCGCGAGGAGACCTTCCGCCTGCACTGGGGCCACCTCTTCGCCCGCGAGGCGCCCCGGGCCGTGCTGCTCGCGCGGCGCGCGGTCTTCGGCCTGTTCCGTCTGCCCTTCCGCCTCGCCAAGGCCCTCTTCACTCGAGGACGCTGA
- a CDS encoding T9SS type A sorting domain-containing protein, whose translation MRGVLGCLLVLVLGLPSAAAAGGCPPEPAVISLDGWTSEGVDTIQGFGHGVAITEDCFVVGAPGTVYDDWLNHSIGAAVVFEPNGDDWQPTALVQPPLPWSQDETFGNILALRDDVLAVGDADFTGGLPYSGRVLVYARNGGAWTLESDVRPAWETWNGHFGRAIAVDNAFLMVNTPGAMAGSMVQVYARDPGGWVPIQYLEPGDIHNAQSFGASLALDGEWAILGQPKFNTDTVDEAGRVCFYRKVGGLWIYWSELSDPDPSPQDHLGTVVAIAGDQAIAGVPRDGGGDTNGYLQAFRFDGNTWILTSQLPLLPPGEHRNLGSKPIVMDGKRALVESNYEDSSIEQQRLHLFEYDGVQWQRLQSFDIDTYINSFDMAGDRILVGGPSHAFLYTYDPYPFEEAGMLASGAPGGYYGSSVALDGTRLVVGAQQETNIFNHVGAAYVYESDGETWALGEHLVPADGGVGDKFGAAAAVEGDRIAVGSPSNDEAASGAGAVYLYELQGGAWTQTDKLMPAELKANDSFGAPLVMQGDWLFAAATDDDSLGSKAGAVYAYHREGGVWMEQQKLLAPDGYYQDFFGYALALDGDRLAIGVPRDDDTETDSGAVWIYERDGLTWLPTLKLHASNPDYTDGFGEGLALQGNRLVIGTPGDDDAANAAGAIYVYEFDGADWQETDKLVLENAAVADGLGKVVALHGDLIVAGVPNDGEAGYVAGAAHVFVREPAGWIHHKKLIAADTSDYDRLGFSVTTDGLQIAVGAATDNLPNGSNLGSVRLWGLPCEPISTAVPPLEAAFGDGPAPLVAWPNPLRRGQTLALEARAGAGPAVLEVYDVAGRRLRRLAVPSTAVATVDLGELPAGVYLARLQQAGESRTGKLVLLR comes from the coding sequence ATGCGTGGAGTCCTCGGCTGCTTGCTCGTTCTCGTCCTCGGCCTACCGTCCGCCGCGGCGGCGGGAGGCTGCCCGCCCGAGCCCGCCGTCATCTCGCTCGACGGCTGGACCAGCGAGGGGGTGGACACCATCCAGGGCTTCGGCCACGGCGTGGCCATCACCGAGGACTGCTTCGTGGTCGGGGCGCCGGGGACGGTCTACGACGACTGGCTGAATCACTCCATCGGTGCCGCCGTCGTCTTCGAACCGAACGGGGACGACTGGCAACCGACGGCCTTGGTCCAGCCGCCACTGCCCTGGAGCCAGGACGAGACCTTCGGCAACATCCTTGCCCTGCGCGACGACGTCCTGGCGGTGGGCGACGCCGACTTCACGGGCGGCCTGCCTTACTCGGGGCGCGTGCTGGTCTACGCGCGGAACGGGGGTGCCTGGACGCTGGAGAGCGACGTCCGGCCGGCCTGGGAGACCTGGAACGGCCACTTCGGCCGGGCCATTGCGGTGGACAACGCCTTTCTCATGGTGAACACGCCCGGGGCGATGGCGGGGAGCATGGTCCAGGTCTACGCGCGCGACCCGGGCGGCTGGGTACCCATCCAGTACCTCGAACCCGGCGACATTCACAACGCGCAGTCCTTCGGCGCCAGTCTTGCCCTGGACGGTGAGTGGGCCATCCTGGGGCAGCCCAAGTTCAACACCGACACCGTGGACGAGGCTGGGCGCGTCTGCTTCTACCGCAAGGTCGGGGGCCTCTGGATCTACTGGAGCGAGCTCTCCGACCCGGATCCGAGCCCCCAGGACCACCTGGGCACGGTCGTCGCCATCGCGGGTGACCAGGCCATCGCCGGCGTGCCGCGCGACGGCGGCGGCGACACCAATGGCTACCTCCAGGCCTTCCGCTTCGACGGCAACACCTGGATCCTGACCAGCCAGCTGCCGCTGCTGCCGCCCGGCGAGCACCGCAACCTCGGCAGCAAGCCCATCGTCATGGACGGCAAGCGCGCCCTCGTCGAGAGCAACTACGAGGACAGCTCGATCGAGCAACAGCGCCTTCACCTCTTCGAGTACGACGGCGTCCAGTGGCAGCGCTTGCAGTCCTTCGACATCGACACGTACATCAACTCCTTCGACATGGCCGGCGACCGCATCCTGGTGGGCGGTCCGTCCCACGCCTTCCTCTACACCTACGATCCCTATCCCTTCGAGGAGGCGGGCATGCTGGCCAGCGGCGCGCCGGGGGGCTACTACGGCAGCAGCGTCGCGCTGGACGGCACGCGCCTGGTGGTGGGCGCCCAGCAGGAGACCAACATCTTCAACCATGTGGGGGCGGCCTACGTCTACGAGTCCGACGGGGAGACCTGGGCGCTGGGCGAGCATCTCGTCCCCGCCGATGGCGGCGTGGGCGACAAGTTCGGCGCCGCGGCGGCGGTGGAGGGCGACCGGATCGCCGTCGGGTCGCCGTCCAACGACGAGGCGGCCTCGGGCGCCGGCGCGGTGTACCTCTACGAGTTGCAGGGCGGCGCCTGGACCCAGACCGACAAGCTCATGCCCGCCGAACTCAAGGCCAACGACAGCTTCGGCGCTCCGCTGGTGATGCAGGGCGACTGGCTCTTCGCCGCGGCCACCGACGACGACAGCCTGGGCTCGAAGGCGGGGGCTGTCTACGCCTACCACCGCGAAGGCGGCGTCTGGATGGAGCAGCAGAAGCTCCTGGCGCCGGACGGCTACTACCAGGACTTCTTCGGCTACGCGCTGGCGCTGGATGGCGACCGCCTGGCCATCGGAGTCCCCCGCGACGACGACACGGAGACCGACTCCGGCGCCGTCTGGATCTACGAGCGCGACGGCCTGACCTGGCTGCCCACGCTGAAGCTCCACGCGAGCAACCCCGACTACACGGACGGCTTCGGCGAGGGCCTGGCCCTCCAGGGGAACCGCCTCGTGATCGGCACTCCGGGCGACGACGACGCCGCAAACGCCGCCGGGGCGATCTATGTCTACGAGTTCGACGGCGCCGACTGGCAGGAGACGGACAAGCTGGTGCTCGAGAACGCCGCCGTCGCGGACGGGCTGGGCAAGGTGGTCGCGCTGCACGGCGACCTCATCGTCGCGGGGGTGCCGAACGACGGGGAGGCCGGCTACGTCGCGGGCGCCGCGCACGTCTTCGTCAGAGAGCCCGCGGGCTGGATCCATCACAAGAAGCTGATCGCCGCGGACACCAGCGACTACGATCGCCTCGGGTTCAGCGTGACGACCGACGGCCTCCAGATCGCCGTCGGCGCGGCCACGGACAACCTGCCCAACGGCTCCAACCTGGGCTCCGTTCGCCTCTGGGGCCTGCCCTGCGAGCCCATCTCCACCGCCGTGCCGCCGCTGGAGGCCGCCTTCGGCGACGGCCCCGCGCCGCTCGTCGCCTGGCCCAATCCGCTGCGCCGGGGGCAGACGCTCGCGCTCGAGGCGCGGGCCGGGGCCGGCCCCGCCGTGCTCGAAGTCTACGACGTGGCCGGCCGCCGCCTGCGCCGGCTCGCCGTGCCGTCCACGGCGGTCGCCACGGTCGACCTGGGCGAGCTTCCCGCCGGCGTCTACCTGGCGCGGCTGCAGCAGGCCGGCGAGAGCCGCACGGGAAAGCTCGTGCTGCTCAGGTAG
- a CDS encoding ferredoxin family protein, translating to MAHIVTGNCENCRFTDCVTVCPVDCFHGDDTMLYIDPEECIDCAACVEECPVQAIYAEDDVPADQEKWIAINAEKAPGLPVVNEREDPLPSAEGKKADLGL from the coding sequence ATGGCCCACATCGTCACCGGCAACTGCGAGAACTGCCGCTTCACCGACTGCGTGACCGTCTGCCCGGTGGACTGCTTCCACGGCGACGACACGATGCTCTACATCGACCCCGAGGAGTGCATCGACTGCGCGGCCTGCGTGGAGGAGTGCCCGGTCCAGGCCATCTACGCCGAGGACGACGTCCCCGCCGACCAGGAGAAATGGATCGCCATCAACGCCGAGAAGGCGCCGGGCCTGCCGGTGGTGAACGAGCGCGAGGATCCACTGCCGAGCGCGGAGGGCAAGAAGGCGGATCTGGGACTCTAG